From the genome of Gemmatimonas phototrophica, one region includes:
- the nadD gene encoding nicotinate (nicotinamide) nucleotide adenylyltransferase, which translates to MRIGLFGGSFDPPHVGHLLIAQDAIDALQLDLLLVIPAAQQPLKGAGQTDAAHRLAMVRACFEGVPKVVVDPVEITRGGLSYMVDTVENVRERWPLAELHLLVGSDVVPTFSRWKEPERLLGLVRLVVLYRDTAGAVPPHPEIHGGVRAQGLATRRVDVSSTEIRARVRDHRSIRGFVSESVASYIASTGLYLENSRMPERAET; encoded by the coding sequence GTGCGCATCGGCCTGTTTGGCGGCAGCTTTGACCCGCCGCATGTGGGCCATCTACTCATCGCACAGGATGCCATTGATGCGCTGCAGCTGGATCTCCTCCTGGTGATCCCGGCCGCGCAGCAACCGCTCAAAGGGGCCGGGCAGACGGACGCCGCGCATCGGCTGGCCATGGTCCGCGCCTGCTTTGAGGGAGTTCCCAAGGTGGTGGTGGACCCCGTGGAAATCACGCGGGGCGGGTTATCTTACATGGTTGACACCGTGGAGAATGTGCGAGAGCGTTGGCCGCTCGCCGAACTTCACCTCTTGGTTGGGAGCGACGTGGTTCCCACGTTCTCCCGCTGGAAGGAACCGGAACGGTTGCTTGGTCTGGTACGACTGGTCGTACTCTATCGGGACACTGCCGGGGCCGTCCCGCCTCACCCGGAGATTCACGGCGGTGTGCGCGCGCAAGGGCTCGCCACGCGCCGGGTGGATGTGTCGTCAACCGAAATCAGGGCACGGGTACGGGACCATCGCTCCATTCGGGGCTTTGTGTCGGAGTCCGTGGCGTCGTATATCGCATCCACCGGGTTGTATCTCGAGAATTCCCGGATGCCGGAGCGCGCGGAGACCTGA
- the secA gene encoding preprotein translocase subunit SecA, translated as MLKGLISKVFGTRHERERKRVQPILDEIHQIEARLATLSDAEIQGQTAKFRGILAERTGPIDARIQELKAAKHDTADAAERERIDGELQGADGRGGVEAELRTAIAETLDELLPEAFATVREACRRLKGSPVSVIGHEITWDMVPYDVQLIGGIQLHLGRIAEMATGEGKTLVATLPLYLNALPGRGSHLVTVNNYLARRDSQWMGHLYTWLGLTVGCLDDTEPGSWERRAVYAADITYGTNNEFGFDYLRDNMVVSLEQRVQRPHIFALVDEVDSVLIDEARTPLIISGPVGNESDGQYAEFNTSVERLVRKQNELVNQLVADGERALEAKDTDTAALEFYKAQMGGPKNKRLMKVLQEPGVKQLVQRVELDVIADKKLPVSKRSFKDMEDNLLFVLDEKGHTVHLTEKGLDWLSPDHPDTFVLPDIALLIGQIDRDMDLSAAERLERRNTVEREYATKSERLNIIHQLLRAHALYEKDVNYVVQDGQVLIVDEFTGRTMPGRRWSEGLHQAVEAKERVQVKGETQTLATITIQNYFRMYEKLAGMTGTAETEEAEFHTIYGLEVSVIPTNRPIQRDDRQDLVFKTRREKYNAIVEETRRLHELGFPVLVGTASVEASETLSRLMTRAGMKHAVLNAKYHQREAEIVSEAGRPGAIMIATNMAGRGTDIKLSEGVREAKASRITDPDGKEIDITEIGGLHIVGSERHESRRIDRQLRGRSGRQGDPGASQFFLSLEDDLMRLFGSERIAKLMDRMGAQDGEVLTHPLITRSIEQAQKRVELQNFQSRKRLLEYDDVMNQQREVIYSLRAFALEGGEELKGEAIKMLERGVQRRVEQALATFDKQEDWDFEYVQQDLLMHYMLQVPAFAEHPPATLEEAQALAVEAVHAAFALKVESLNQVTDESGNGFADRLLSLVTLNVIDEKWKDHLYDLDQLRASIHYRSWGQKDPLVEYKQDAYTMFVDLMHDVANSFTERFLKAQLVFEPSPTEAFEPPPMPAEFMREEVGRPTKRFNALGILEDIPLDELMAVEQGEADEDDIIDADQGEHDAPVRTVAHSVPQVVGAGPVRSLGEAAGAGLPAGWEQTPRNNACPCGSGKKFKKCHGAHL; from the coding sequence ATGCTGAAGGGTTTGATCAGTAAGGTGTTTGGAACGCGACACGAGCGCGAGCGGAAGCGTGTCCAGCCAATCCTCGATGAGATTCACCAGATCGAAGCGCGATTGGCCACGTTGTCGGACGCCGAGATCCAGGGGCAGACCGCGAAGTTCCGTGGTATCCTGGCCGAACGGACCGGGCCCATTGACGCCCGCATCCAGGAGCTCAAGGCGGCCAAGCACGACACCGCCGATGCCGCCGAGCGGGAGCGCATCGATGGCGAATTGCAGGGGGCGGACGGGCGCGGCGGCGTGGAAGCCGAACTTCGCACCGCCATCGCCGAAACGCTGGACGAACTGCTTCCCGAAGCGTTTGCCACGGTGCGCGAAGCCTGCCGCCGACTCAAGGGATCGCCGGTGTCGGTCATCGGTCACGAGATCACCTGGGATATGGTCCCGTACGATGTGCAGCTCATCGGGGGCATTCAGTTGCACCTGGGCCGCATCGCCGAAATGGCCACGGGTGAAGGCAAGACGCTGGTGGCCACGCTGCCGCTGTACCTCAATGCCCTCCCTGGTCGGGGTTCGCACCTGGTCACGGTCAACAACTACCTGGCCCGCCGCGACTCGCAGTGGATGGGGCACCTCTACACCTGGCTGGGGCTGACCGTTGGCTGTCTCGACGACACCGAGCCCGGGTCGTGGGAACGGCGTGCGGTCTATGCCGCCGACATCACATACGGGACCAACAACGAATTCGGGTTTGATTACCTGCGCGACAACATGGTCGTGTCATTGGAGCAGCGGGTGCAGCGTCCGCACATTTTCGCGCTCGTGGACGAGGTGGACTCGGTCCTGATTGACGAAGCCCGGACGCCGCTCATCATCTCGGGACCGGTGGGCAACGAGAGTGATGGACAGTATGCGGAGTTCAACACCTCGGTCGAGCGCCTGGTACGCAAGCAGAACGAACTGGTGAATCAGCTCGTGGCCGATGGCGAGCGGGCTCTTGAAGCCAAGGACACCGATACTGCGGCGCTCGAGTTCTACAAGGCGCAGATGGGTGGCCCGAAGAACAAGCGGCTCATGAAGGTGCTCCAGGAGCCGGGCGTGAAGCAGCTGGTGCAGCGCGTTGAGCTCGATGTCATTGCCGACAAGAAGCTCCCCGTGAGCAAGCGGTCCTTCAAGGACATGGAGGACAACCTCCTGTTCGTGCTCGACGAGAAGGGACACACGGTGCACCTCACGGAGAAGGGGCTGGATTGGCTCTCGCCCGATCACCCGGACACCTTCGTGCTCCCCGATATCGCGCTGTTGATCGGGCAGATCGATCGCGACATGGACCTCTCTGCCGCGGAGCGTCTCGAGCGCCGCAACACCGTGGAGCGGGAGTACGCCACCAAGAGCGAGCGACTGAACATCATTCATCAGCTGCTGCGGGCGCATGCCTTGTACGAGAAAGACGTCAACTACGTCGTGCAGGACGGGCAGGTGTTGATCGTGGATGAATTCACCGGCCGCACCATGCCGGGACGTCGCTGGAGCGAGGGGTTGCACCAGGCGGTGGAAGCCAAGGAACGGGTGCAGGTGAAGGGGGAAACGCAGACCCTCGCCACCATCACCATCCAGAACTACTTCCGCATGTACGAGAAGCTGGCCGGCATGACCGGTACCGCGGAAACGGAAGAGGCGGAGTTCCACACCATTTACGGGCTGGAAGTGTCGGTGATCCCGACCAACCGTCCCATTCAGCGCGATGACCGGCAGGATCTGGTCTTCAAGACACGGCGCGAAAAGTACAACGCCATCGTCGAGGAAACTCGGCGCTTGCATGAGCTGGGGTTCCCGGTACTGGTCGGAACCGCCAGCGTGGAGGCGTCGGAAACGCTGTCACGACTCATGACACGCGCTGGCATGAAGCACGCCGTGCTGAACGCCAAGTATCACCAGCGCGAAGCGGAGATTGTCTCGGAGGCGGGACGCCCAGGCGCCATCATGATCGCCACCAACATGGCGGGCCGTGGAACGGACATCAAACTGTCCGAAGGGGTCCGGGAGGCGAAGGCGTCCCGCATCACCGATCCTGATGGCAAGGAGATCGATATCACCGAAATCGGTGGCCTGCACATTGTGGGTTCCGAACGGCATGAATCGCGGCGCATCGACCGGCAGTTGCGCGGACGCTCCGGACGTCAGGGCGATCCGGGAGCCTCGCAGTTCTTCCTGTCACTCGAAGATGATTTGATGCGGCTCTTCGGGTCGGAGCGCATTGCCAAACTGATGGATCGCATGGGAGCGCAGGACGGTGAGGTGTTGACGCACCCGCTCATTACGCGGTCCATCGAGCAGGCACAGAAGCGCGTGGAGTTGCAGAACTTTCAGTCGCGCAAGCGGCTGCTGGAGTATGACGACGTCATGAACCAGCAGCGTGAGGTTATCTACTCGCTGCGTGCGTTTGCGCTGGAGGGTGGAGAGGAGCTCAAGGGCGAAGCCATCAAGATGCTTGAGCGCGGCGTACAGCGGCGTGTGGAGCAGGCGCTGGCCACGTTCGACAAGCAGGAGGATTGGGACTTCGAGTACGTGCAGCAGGATCTGCTGATGCATTACATGCTGCAGGTCCCGGCGTTCGCGGAGCATCCGCCGGCAACGCTCGAGGAAGCGCAGGCGCTGGCGGTGGAGGCCGTGCATGCGGCATTCGCGCTCAAGGTGGAGAGTCTCAATCAGGTGACGGACGAATCCGGCAACGGCTTCGCGGATCGTCTGTTGTCGCTGGTGACGCTCAATGTGATCGACGAGAAGTGGAAGGATCACCTCTACGATCTCGATCAGTTGCGCGCCTCCATTCACTATCGGTCCTGGGGCCAGAAAGATCCGCTCGTCGAATACAAGCAGGATGCGTACACGATGTTCGTGGACCTCATGCACGATGTGGCGAACTCGTTCACCGAGCGGTTCCTCAAGGCGCAGCTGGTGTTTGAGCCGTCGCCCACGGAGGCGTTCGAGCCGCCGCCAATGCCGGCGGAGTTCATGCGGGAGGAGGTGGGGCGCCCCACGAAGCGGTTCAACGCGTTGGGGATCCTCGAGGATATCCCGCTCGACGAGCTCATGGCGGTGGAGCAGGGGGAGGCGGACGAGGACGACATTATTGACGCCGACCAGGGCGAGCACGACGCGCCGGTTCGGACGGTGGCGCACAGCGTCCCCCAGGTGGTTGGTGCGGGCCCCGTGCGCTCGCTGGGGGAGGCGGCGGGCGCCGGGTTGCCGGCGGGATGGGAACAGACGCCGCGCAACAATGCCTGTCCGTGCGGGTCCGGGAAGAAGTTCAAGAAGTGTCACGGGGCGCACTTGTAG
- a CDS encoding outer membrane protein assembly factor BamD — translation MSHLPNRVEFRLLVLLAVATALAGCGRGFQPRDFATPEALFQASLLEFQQKKWDNAQLGFERLTSDLSSRDPLLAPAFFYLALTHERKQEYLLAAQAFERVTDGFPDDTLAPTAMLGTGRAYQSLWRRPSLDPEQGQKAASILRALLSSYPDAKETEDAKRRITQLEEWFAQKDYLTAVHYIKVRPVVDGAIIYLKDIVTTYPTTKAARLSWLRLHELYTKIRWKEDAAETCSAMWKAYPGDADVKVACGVAATDTATATRVPPEAVTSPVAYARPAPRVSR, via the coding sequence ATGAGTCATCTTCCGAACCGCGTTGAATTCCGCTTGCTGGTGCTGCTCGCTGTCGCGACAGCACTGGCAGGGTGTGGGCGCGGGTTCCAGCCACGCGACTTCGCGACCCCCGAGGCGCTCTTCCAAGCCTCGCTGCTCGAGTTTCAGCAGAAGAAGTGGGATAACGCGCAACTCGGATTTGAGCGGCTCACCAGTGATCTGTCGTCCCGTGATCCGCTTTTGGCGCCGGCCTTCTTCTATCTCGCCCTCACGCACGAGCGCAAGCAGGAATACCTGCTGGCCGCCCAGGCGTTTGAGCGGGTGACCGATGGCTTCCCCGACGACACGCTGGCGCCCACGGCTATGCTGGGCACCGGTCGCGCCTACCAGTCGCTCTGGCGGCGGCCGTCACTCGACCCGGAACAGGGGCAGAAGGCGGCCTCCATTCTTCGGGCGCTCTTGTCGTCGTATCCCGATGCCAAGGAAACCGAAGACGCCAAGCGGCGCATCACCCAGCTTGAGGAGTGGTTCGCGCAAAAGGACTACCTCACGGCCGTGCACTATATCAAAGTGCGGCCGGTGGTCGATGGCGCGATCATTTACCTGAAGGACATTGTCACGACGTACCCCACGACCAAGGCCGCACGCCTGTCGTGGCTCCGCCTCCATGAGCTGTACACCAAGATCCGCTGGAAGGAAGATGCCGCGGAAACGTGCTCAGCCATGTGGAAGGCGTATCCTGGAGATGCGGACGTCAAGGTGGCCTGTGGAGTGGCCGCCACTGATACGGCGACCGCTACCAGGGTGCCGCCTGAGGCCGTGACGTCGCCGGTGGCGTATGCCAGACCGGCGCCTCGCGTGTCCCGATAA